Proteins encoded in a region of the Podarcis muralis chromosome 2, rPodMur119.hap1.1, whole genome shotgun sequence genome:
- the SOX9 gene encoding transcription factor SOX-9 — MNLLDPFLKMTEEQEKCLSGAPSPTMSDDSAGSPCPSGSGSDTENTRPQENTFPKSDPDLKKESDEDKFPVCIREAVSQVLKGYDWTLVPMPVRVNGSSKNKPHVKRPMNAFMVWAQAARRKLADQYPHLHNAELSKTLGKLWRLLNESEKRPFVEEAERLRVQHKKDHPDYKYQPRRRKSVKNGQAEQEEGSEQTHISPNAIFKALQADSPQSSSSMSEVHSPGEHSGQSQGPPTPPTTPKTDVQPGKQDLKREGRPLQEGGRQPPHIDFRDVDIGELSSDVISNIETFDVNEFDQYLPPNGHPGVPATHGQPGQVTYTGSYGISSTAAAPASTGHVWMSKQPQQPQPPSQPQPSQAPQQAPQQPQHTLTTLSSEPGQAQQRTHIKTEQLSPSHYSEQQQHSPQQISYSSFNLQHYSSSYPTITRSQYDYTDHQSSNSYYSHAAGQSSSLYSTFTYMNPAQRPMYTPIADTAGVPSIPQTHSPQHWEQPVYTQLTRP; from the exons ATGAATCTCCTCGACCCTTTCCTGAAGATGACCGAGGAGCAGGAGAAATGCCTGTCCGGCGCCCCCAGCCCCACCATGTCGGACGATTCGGCCGGCTCCCCTTGCCCGTCGGGCTCTGGATCGGACACCGAGAACACGCGTCCCCAAGAGAACACCTTCCCCAAAAGCGACCCGGACCTGAAGAAAGAGAGCGACGAGGACAAGTTCCCCGTGTGCATCCGAGAAGCCGTCAGCCAGGTCTTGAAGGGCTACGACTGGACGCTCGTGCCCATGCCCGTGCGCGTGAACGGATCCAGCAAGAACAAGCCCCACGTCAAGCGCCCCATGAACGCCTTCATGGTGTGGGCGCAGGCCGCGCGCAGGAAGCTCGCCGACCAGTATCCGCACCTGCACAATGCCGAGCTGAGCAAGACGCTGGGCAAACTCTGGAG GTTATTGAACGAGAGTGAGAAGCGCCCATTTGTGGAGGAGGCGGAAAGGCTGAGGGTGCAGCATAAAAAAGACCATCCAGACTATAAGTACCAGCCGCGAAGGAGAAAGTCGGTCAAGAATGGGCAGGCTGAGCAAGAGGAAGGATCTGAGCAAACTCACATCTCCCCGAATGCCATCTTCAAGGCCCTGCAGGCAGATTCTCCCCAGTCTTCATCCAGCATGAGCGAAGTGCATTCCCCTGGAGAACATTCTG GACAGTCTCAAGGGCCACCGACCCCTCCCACTACCCCTAAAACAGATGTGCAGCCCGGTAAGCAGGACCTGAAACGGGAAGGGCGCCCCctgcaggaaggaggaaggcaACCGCCCCACATCGACTTCCGAGACGTGGACATTGGTGAGCTCAGCAGCGACGTCATCTCCAACATTGAGACCTTTGACGTCAATGAGTTTGACCAGTATCTCCCGCCCAACGGCCACCCCGGGGTCCCGGCCACCCATGGCCAGCCCGGCCAAGTCACCTATACAGGCAGCTACGGAATCAGCAGCACGGCAGCCGCTCCAGCCAGCACAGGGCATGTCTGGATGTccaagcagcctcagcagccaCAGCCGCCGTCTCAGCCGCAGCCGTCCCAAGCGCCGCAGCAGGCCCCGCAGCAACCCCAGCACACCTTGACCACGCTGAGCAGCGAGCCAGGGCAGGCCCAGCAGAGGACACACATCAAGACGGAGCAGCTGAGCCCCAGCCATTAcagcgagcagcagcagcactcgccCCAGCAGATCAGCTACAGCTCCTTCAACCTGCAGCACTACAGCTCCTCCTACCCCACCATCACCCGCTCGCAGTACGACTACACAGACCACCAGAGCTCCAACTCCTACTACAGCCACGCTGCCGGCCAGAGCTCCAGCCTCTACTCTACCTTCACGTACATGAACCCCGCCCAGAGGCCGATGTACACGCCCATTGCAGACACTGCCGGGGTGCCTTCCATTCCTCAGACCCACAGCCCGCAACACTGGGAGCAGCCTGTCTACACACAGCTCACCAGGCCGTAA